In the genome of Brachypodium distachyon strain Bd21 chromosome 3, Brachypodium_distachyon_v3.0, whole genome shotgun sequence, the window cgattgatgcagaagTTGAAAACGTCTTCcgttttagaaaaaaaaagataaattaCTAACATGATAATTAACTTAGAATAATAATACTGAGTCGCATAAGCAGCTCATGAACAAATTATACAGATGCTTAAAATCATAGTATTATGGATTTCGTAACAGAAATTGGTGTGCTTATGCATGCAAACCTTTAAACTCAAAAGACaatctttttttattgttttttattGCTAACCACGTTTGCCACGCGGTAACTCAAAAGACAATCTTAAACTAAAGGAATTCAGACACACTATCTCATTAGTCTGTTCAGCTCTGAAACGTTGCACGTATGTGCCTTAGCCTATTGAGGGAAAACTTAGATCAGGGCAAGAAAATGGCAGAGAACAAATGAATAGAACCGGGTCTGAGCATTGGTGCAGATTGATGCCACGGTGTGACGATGGTGTTGCCAGAGTTGTGGCAAACACGCGCTAGATCGGACGCCGGCGCTCCATATCTAGGCCACCTACCTTACTGCCGCTCCATTCCCTCGTTTCCCGGCCAACTTCCCATCAAGGAGATTGACTCAGCGGATTTGGGATGACAGGATTGGGGAAAATGTGCTGCTGAAATGGTGCCTGAAAATGTGCTGTCCAAATGTGATGCTGAGGTATGGGTGTATATGTACATTTTTCTGGCTTTTAGGGGATGTTAGTCCATGCTCCACGGTGGTATTTTGGAATGAAAAACTGGACTATGGtattccctctgatccataaaaaatgttgtacacttggtacaaaatttgtactaagttagtacaaaatgggcgacattttttatgaatctgTGGGAGTAGTATTTTAGAAAACTTGACGGTGGTATTTGGAACTTCAAGTTCTTCATAGTGGTACAATGGCAATTCTCTTAAAACGAAAAGTGTTGAGATAGAAGACGAGAGAAGGAACGAGGACAGGTGGATTGAACGCATGATCATAATGCAAATTAATTTTCATAGTTTTAATTAACCCTCCAGGTCAGGTTTAATCCTGTCTGTCATGGTTTAGATATGCTCCACGTTAGAGCATTTCAACTTCCCTAGTGGACATAACTTTAACTTTACTCTTATAGAACGCTTCACGGTGGTGGCGATCTGGTTCATATACGCCACCGCAATTTTGGTGAAATTGTAAAATGCCACTCTGATTTTCACCTTTCAAAAAATGACACTGCaaatttgcatatttttcGAAAAATGTTGGGTCAAAAGATGACACCGCAGTGACATTTTTCGAAAGATGAGAATTGCGGTGGCATTTTTCTAATTTGCAATGCCATATTAACACTTTTTTCTACCattgtgaaaagaaaaaaattgtttaatCCTCTAAAAGACTTAGTTGGAACATGATTATATAAAGTACTACAACATTTTCTTCAAACCTATATTTCTTGATCTAGCAACACACGGTATTGTAGTAGCACTGGCTAAATGCACGTGTGTTATTATGAAAATGTTATTATTATAATTTTCATAAGTTGTTTAAATGAGCTTTTGTCCATCTGTTCCCAGATTTTGTGCTAAGTACTAACAATTATCACAAAATATACGTCAATCCAGTCAATTGtagtcaaaagatcatgatacgCAGATCTATCATATTGAATGAGTGCAGTTATATTCATTTTCTAGAAAAATAGAGAATAATCACAATGGAGTGAACGGACGACCACCAACTTAGACCTTTATAAAGATAtataggggggggggggggggttgaacCTTCAAGTACTCAAATCATAGATGTCGGAAACACAGGTACACCATCTCTCAATAAAACATGTGGACATACAAACAAGATCAGACGAGTTACAGCATAACGAAAGGCACATACATGCATATAGATTGCGCATAGTAGTTCAACTAAGTGCTAGCACGGCAGCCATTTCTCTTATATCTTACAAACAATGTTCCTTCTGGCTCTGGTAAGAATTTGCTCCAATCTGTCTTGGGGAAAGGTGAGATCAATTTGAGTTCAAAGTTACTTAGCAAATGACTCCATATCACCTTAATTTGCATGTAAGCATAGGCCTCACCAGTGCAAGTGTGCCTTCCACCACTGAAGGACGTATAAGAGAACTTGCCACCTACCTTGTCCTCTTGTCTTTTGGGACCAAACCGGTCTGGATCATAAACCTCTGGGTCTTTATAAATATAGGGGATATTATTGTTGACTACAATAGGACTCGCTACGGTGTGCCCTTCTGGGATGTCATATTGTTTGCCTTGTTTCGTCTGCACCGTAAAGTGCTTATGTGCCTTGCGAACCAGCATTGGCGTTGGAGGGTGCATCCTTAGCGCCTCCTTGATGCAACTATGCAGGGTATCCATCTCTAACATAGCATCGTAGCCGAGCCCATCCTTATATTTCCTACCGATTTGTTTTTGCTCCTCAATGGCAGCTCTTAAGAACATTGGGTGGCTAAGCAAACAGGCTCCAGTCCAGGTGCTGGTGTGAGAGCTGGTATGTTTTCCAGCAAATAGGAGACCGATGATCAACCCGACAACCTCTGGTACGGTTGTGGAGCGGCCATCTTTATACTTGGAGTCTATCAATTTTTGGAGTGTGTCCTCCTCAACCCTGCCTGAGTTCTTACGCGACTTGACGACATCGGAGAGTATTTCTGTGAGCCTGGTGCGCGCTCTATCTCGCCGGTGGTTTGCTGGAATCGGGAGATATGGAAATAAGAAACTGATCACGGTCACACCGTTTTCGATTTCACGAAACAGTGTGTAGACCTCATCAAACATGGTTTCTCTAACTTCTTTTCCGAGTAAAACTCGGCTTGAGATCAACATGAGTAACCGCTCGAACTCAAGCTTTAGGTCCACTATGCCCTCGTTTCCCCATTTTGCGAAATAGTCCTGCACAAGAGAATTGCTGATCACGCCGTGTTCCCTACCTTGTTAAGTGCAATGTAAATGCATGAGCTACAATATATTGACCAAAGATATGTTGGTCAATATATATATTGTAGCTGTCGGATCTATTTCAACAAAAAGTTGTTCCTTTTCCTATTAATCTTACATAGCTAAGTTGCCACTGATTGTTCCCATGGTAGGTTTTTTAGAGTAGTAAGTTATTTTTCGTAATGTAACGACTAATATACAGTACATCCTCTTCTTTGATTCAATTTTCCTGAAAATCATATGggaaattaaacagtagcTTCATCGGCCTATGTGTAAATAATACTCTAGCTATATATAGCAGATGAATAAACAAATCAACAGTTCAGTTTGCTATACCCACCTCGACCTCTTGAATCATGGGATAGACGTGGTTCTTCAACCTGGATGGCCTCAGCGCCTCGATGTGGAAGCGGGTCTGTTCAATTCGGGTGGCGGCATCTCTGCCGTAACCAACCGCTTCGCCAAACATGGGCACGGTGAACTCAAGCAGATTACCGTGGCTAATCTCCGACTCCAGACCTTGGAAGAAGTGAGGGGTCACCTCTGGCCCGATCAAGATCGTTACCTTGATCCCAAACACGCTTACCATGAACACGCTGCCGAACTTCAGATACAGATCGTTCACCATGGCCGGCAGACCCTTCTTGGAAAGGGTGGGTAACAGTCTTAGGAGAGCGATGCCATTCACCACGGGTGGAGGTtgagtcgtcgtcgtcgtcgtacGCGGTGGATCGACAATGGTGATTCTTGCTCTTGCTATCTTGGTAGCTAAAGCAGTGATGAGAAGAAGAGCGAGCGCCCATCCCACGGCGGCTGTGCTTGCCAAGTCCATGCTGATCGATGAACACGTACGAATCAGACTAGCTTGGAATCAAAAAAATGAAGTTATAGTTAGCTTTACAATTCAGTAGCCAATAGCCATAGAGAAATTTAAACAGCAGATCTAGCATATATGTATACCTGAATACTAAGTTTATAACTCTTTCATGGACTAGTGAAATAGCATATGTCTCGAGAAGGAGAAGCCATCAAAGAGAGCTGCGGCTCACAGTTGGTTTACTGAAGGTTAGTGTGTCACATAAATAACTGGAGAAGCAGCATGCCTGAATCAGAGCATATAAGTTGAAGAACGCCGTGGATAGAGAATATTAGCAAGGCAGGCGGCTAAGGACACTCACTAAGATTAATAGATATACATATATAAGCTCAGAAATTGATGCTGTCCATGTGGACAACGTCTAGATGTAGATGGAGTTGTACTGGTTGGGTAGTCCAACACTCAACTGGAGTTGCAGCCAGTCAATAACCCAACAAATTCAGAGTGGAATCCGTGGTCGTTGATGGTAATTGAACTGTGACCGTCGGCAATAAAGGCAGTAGTGACAACTTGTGTAGGCTTAGCGATGGATGCTCCGCTTGGCGATCTATTCCACAATATTTCGTTTTTCGTAAATATTGGTCTCCGAGACGGAGATGAACCTTTAACAGCTCCTTGGACTTTATGGATTCATCAGCCCCATTTTCTACTTCAGAGATCTACGCTAGTGTCCAGATCTGGCTTGcgtgatactccctccgatcctaattaattgtctcaaatttgcccaactatgaatgtatctatgtctaaaaaatgtttagatacatgtaatatttcgacaattaatatggatcagaagGAGTAATTGAGCTGTGACCATCAGCAATAAAGACTAGCGATGGATGCTGCCGTGAGGCcccaaattttgttttctgaattaGTGGAGGTACTTCTTTTTACAATTTTAATATTTCTTatatttactcttataaagatctCAATTGATGGTGTCGATATGTCAGATGACACGGGGTCATCTTCCTTTTCTATATAAGATCACACCACTAATTGATTGGCCAAAAACCATTGAAAGGAGAATATATGTGGATTGCCTTTTAGTATAAATGAGTATTTTTTGTCTTTACTACTGTAAATACAATTTTTCCGTGTATAACTTGTCGATTTGACACAAATTATTAGATAAGAACAAATAGGGATTATATGATGGACCTTTAATTCCAAGCTCTACGCTTGTTGGACTTTATGGATTCGTCGGCCCCATTATTTGCCTTGAACATTTAGATATGTTAAAAATATTGTTATTACCGCTTTTCCAAAAATCCAAGTCTTGATCTTTCTGATGTGACAACATCTCTGCATTCTTTCGAAAAATCTGGGATGTCAGTGGTCATAGGGGCTGCTAGCTTGAGTGTTGGACTACCCATGTTCTAACTGGATCCATCATCTATCTTACTGCTGTCATTAGCCGCCTCTTAATAtttgaagttttctttttgagctAAATAATTTATGCTtattttttactccctccgtccccaGTTAACTGATGTGAATACAAGAGTctgtacaaatccacgtcagttaatttggaacggagagaATATTTAATTGgaatctctctttttttccttttatatAAGGGACATCCATCGGTTCCTGCTACTTGCTAGCCCATCGCACTTAGAAATCTCTTGCCGATGCAGCACTATTGACGCGTTCTTATCTTGGAGGCCCATTGTTATTCAAGCGGACAAGATTGTATGCATATTCAGGTATGTGAGATCTATTAACATGATGTATGTTTTACTGCACTGAATTCTCTGGTTTTTGTTTACTGCATATAGTTAGTTTATTAGTACTGGGTTTTATGGATGTTTTGTCACCATAATCAAGCTGCTTCGGTAGTCTGAATTGTCTGATACATCCTGGGCCGAAGAAGGAAACAACAGTCTCCCATCTGAAGACTTAAGCATTCTGTACTTCGTTGCGTAGCTAGGAACTGGTCAGGGGTTGGATATCTCCTTCAGCCATGGATGATGGTTCAGTGGGATAATACAATCATTCTGTATTAGCCGAAGTCATGTTAATCCCTGTGAATGGAAGCATCAAACATAAGAAAGGGGCACGGAGATAACGGGAAAACAAtattccctccattcctaaatttttgtcgtggttttagctCAAAGTTGAACTAAGACAACCGGAAGAAtctaggaacggagggagtacattaaaCTGCTAGCGTAAATAACATCGAAATAGAACAGATCTTTGTGCAAGATCCCCAAATTCCCCACCTCCAAGAAGCAACGAAGGTCCTTcaagcaccaccaccactttGGCGTAGCTTAGAGGATCGAAAACCAAACCTTGGGGGGTTCACAGGCACCCGTGCAGGGGACGCGAGCGATCCTGGAGGCGAATGGGTTTCAGATCCCCGAAGTGAGGAGTCGAGTCGGGCATGTGGCAGCCGCGTGCTCCATGGATCCGCGCCTTGAAGTTTTGTTGTTGAGCGTCCGTGTTCCGTTTGGAATTGGGATGCAAGCGATACCATGATATAGGCTCACGTGGGCTTTCGTTTAGCAAAGCGCAGCTACGATTCAAACCCAGCAGCATTCGTCTGGGCCGCCGACCAGCCGAGCCACACAACatttcaccaacaccaagtATCTGCTTTCGACGATATACGAGTCTGAAATcacgagattttttttttgaaactaaaACTATTTCAGACTCGTATATCGTCGAAAGCAGAGATTTCACCAACAtttcaccaacaccaacatTCTATTGATTAAATCTCTATTATTGTGTATCGtctttatttaattaattaacaaagTCAATTGCATGCGTGTAAAAACTAATAAACTTCGGCTGTCGGCAATTGGCGTTAGATGCTTGATAGAAATACAAtgtatgatttattttttgttgagttcaactgaaggaaaaaaaaagggcttCCGCTGttctgaaaaaatatatatgttgcTGTTAAAATTGCTACATTTGAGATATGTTTAGttgaaaaacagaagaaaatgccccttcttccgccccctaaaaaagaaagaatagtGAAAAGAAAGTATTAAGACGTTTCTGACCCGGAgtacaaataaaataagatCTACTACTACTCaaatcctctaaaaaaaataagatcTACTACCTCTCTATCCGAGTTTATAAGTCTTCCACGTATTttagatcatcaatttgatcAACTAAAGATATTATATTTCACACAAAGTATATCATTAGGTTCGTGCCCGAATGAACTTTTTAACAATATTTTTTGGCGTATAACTTAATATTATGTTAGGTAAATTGGTGATCTAGCAACACGCGCAGGCTTGTTAAACCGGATGGAGGGAGAAGGTTACTTTGGCCATCCAGTTTGATCTGTTGGTTCAGGAATTAAATCCAAAacctcatttttttcttaatagCATAACTAATCCTCAACGTCACCTTATTAATTACTTGTAATTATGTAGGAGTACTAATTATAGCTCTTATTGCTAAAtaagtactccttccgatccataataagtgtctcagatttagtttactgagacacttattatggatccgaGGGAATACAATATTATTACCCCTCCATCTATATACCACAAAACTCTCTCAATAATAATTATGCCAAGATGAAGAAGACATATAGAACAAGCGAGAAGCGAGGTCTacaatgatttttttcaaACAAGAGGTACCCCGTGGGGAATAGTTACTGTCACTAACTAAATCATATCAATAATCCTGAACACCAAGCCGTAGGCCCCTTGGGTGTGGAGCATGCAACATGAGCATTAAAACAAGCGAGACGCGAGGTCTACAATGATTTAATTCAACTCAgcaagagagagggagagaaataTGACCTTTTTTTGGATAAGCCAAATTCTTTTAGAAATTTGTCTTCAAATCTAGGCACAAGACTAAAGAGTaaaagtttgacaaaacttcACATAGTTCTAATTacaaaatttatgttttgcGGTGATGTTAAATACAGGTATGTGACAaaatgatgtataaaaagagaaaaaacaaatcagaaACAATCAAGACATGATTGAATTGATGAGGTGACATGCAATTGATAGATTAATGTAAAAAGTAAACAAAACAAGCATGACTTGATTAGATGACATCCTTTGCACGGCAATGTCATGGATCTACCGAGATGGCATGCTTGAATGTCGAGAGAAATGATATAAAAGATTGTTGCTTAAGTCGTCTTGAAGTAGCATGTAATTGGTCTATgtgcatgctttttttttagtttttccaTATATTTCTAATCTGCTTGTTCTTTATTTAAGTCAACTTTCTAACCTTAAAATTACAGATTAATGTGTGAATAAAAGTGCTGACTAATTTTCACTTACAGCATGGAATTTACAAGTGGCGACGTGTGGTTCGCCGTAGCTGTTCTCTTAATTGCTACGGTCGTCACCAAGATTGCAATTGCAAGAGCTACCGTTGATCCAACGTGCACAAGACCACTTCCACCTGTGGTGAAGGGCGTTGCTCTCCTTGGACTTCTACACGCCCTTGTTACCAAGGATCTACCAACTGTGATACATGATCTGTATGAAAAATTTGGCAGTGTGTTCACAGTAAGCTTGCTTGGACAAAAGGTGACCTTCTTGGTCGGGCCAGAGGTGTCGGCCCATTTCTTCAAAGGGTTGGAGTCAGAAATTAACATCGGCAATCTGCTGAATTTCACCGTGCCCATATTTGGTCAAGAGGTGGGTTACGGCGTGGATCTCGCAACTCGGAATGAGCAGGCCCGATTCTGCCTTGATGCACTGAAGCCGTCCAAGTTGAGGAGCCATGTTGACCCCATGCTTCAAGAAGTAGAGGTACAGCATGATCTTCTATGACCCCTTGTTTCATATTGCGGCTAGTTTAGTAGAAGTCGTAATTAATAAGCTTTTACAAACTGTCTATTGTTCATGTGTTCTTCAGAAAAATATTGGCTATTCAGCAATTGAGTCCACAC includes:
- the LOC100844692 gene encoding obtusifoliol 14-alpha demethylase; amino-acid sequence: MDLASTAAVGWALALLLITALATKIARARITIVDPPRTTTTTTQPPPVVNGIALLRLLPTLSKKGLPAMVNDLYLKFGSVFMVSVFGIKVTILIGPEVTPHFFQGLESEISHGNLLEFTVPMFGEAVGYGRDAATRIEQTRFHIEALRPSRLKNHVYPMIQEVEDYFAKWGNEGIVDLKLEFERLLMLISSRVLLGKEVRETMFDEVYTLFREIENGVTVISFLFPYLPIPANHRRDRARTRLTEILSDVVKSRKNSGRVEEDTLQKLIDSKYKDGRSTTVPEVVGLIIGLLFAGKHTSSHTSTWTGACLLSHPMFLRAAIEEQKQIGRKYKDGLGYDAMLEMDTLHSCIKEALRMHPPTPMLVRKAHKHFTVQTKQGKQYDIPEGHTVASPIVVNNNIPYIYKDPEVYDPDRFGPKRQEDKVGGKFSYTSFSGGRHTCTGEAYAYMQIKVIWSHLLSNFELKLISPFPKTDWSKFLPEPEGTLFVRYKRNGCRAST